The genomic region tacaattaagtTTATAGGATAGGATAATCGTCCGGATGATCGGTGCAATGAGATATTTAACTTGATTTATCATAAGCATCCGATCGATTGCgtttaaatttatcgattgtataaatttatcgCATAGTTTCTTTCCATCATGttcgcgtgtatatatataatatatatatatattttttttttgtatatcgtttctttatatatcttttctctttattattttccttcttaaaCCTGtcatttttgattttctgtttgtttgtgGCTGCTTTTACTTCCGTATGCATGAAGAGATATGTATGTTAacatatgcatgtgtatatatgtatgttgttgtacgtatgtatgtatatatatgtatgtaaatataacaGATATATCTCTCGTTGGCTCTCGCCTCTCATTGTCTCTGCTCGTagctccttttctctctctctctctctctctctctctctctctctctttctctcccactctttcacgcgttctctcactcactctctctctctctctccctccctcgaCCTTTAGCTCGAGTGGATCTTTCTCTtagatcatttattattattatttttttcgagcCTTTTTCATCAAATCATTTTtccaatcatttttctttttttttctttttttttctctttttttcttttttttttcttttttttcttttttttctttttttttttttgatcaattTGCCATTTAGAATACGTTTTATCATTGATTgaatttattcgaatgaaaaagttaTGGATACTTATCAATTATCtcgaaatatagatataataattaaacgacatattaataacaataatagacTCATTagaaatctattattattattattattaattattattttaaaacagTGAGACGACGATGCCCcgtgataaataaatgttctCACGAACTTGATccatttgttttcctttctttcgttttgcgATAAAAATCCATGGacgatgttgttgttgttgttgttgttgttgttgtttttattgggttaattaattcttcatCGATCTTTACAAATCACCATCGGGCTGTAGGTCGAAGCGTGGCGGGAATGCGGAACCATCGAACTGGGGCTTGAACGCAGGTCGGTGTGGCTGTAAAaagtcaaaaaagaaagataatacagataaaaaTGGAGAGtgtgtaaaattaaatatcaaaattaaatatcaattaaaaagttCATGACTTTTATCgtaagtcttttttttttttttgcactaTTTCGAAAGAGAAGTATACATATGGCACGTAGCTCTGTGCAGTTTTGTGTTCTCCTTTCGAATATAACTatgattttctaattaattaattaattgactaTGGCAGAGCACtcaaaacaacaaaaaattcaacgaattCAAATCTTATCACAAGGGATGTCCTATCTCCCTCTTATAATACATCATTATAACGactatgtattatttaacaattattattattattattattattattattattattattattattattgtgtgtTACTAAGACTATGAACACGGACACATTGAAAACttggatataatttaattttcttgcactgtctaatatataaaaaaaaatatcttttgatcTATACCttttaaagagagagggggggggagagagagagacacttataacagattattataatcatcatgTCTTTGAAAATTGGATGAGTCCAGGGATGAATTAATAACGAAGttaataacgaagaaataagCTATTTGACGAAAACTTTTGAGACATAGGATGATATAAGGACAACGAGAAATTAAGGGTGGtagtttctttcttgttcgttGGAATAGATACTCGTTTTGAAAGCAAATCAAAAGAGagacgtttattttttttctccttttatgatttcttttcttcaactGACTTACATGGACCAGCAACGCAGTGTTTTTACTCCATCGCGGAGGGCGCCGCCTTGCGGGCCTTCTGTTGCGGCTATACAGGGACAcagaatgaaagatatattttctatcagaTGATTTAAGAAAATTGGGACACCtaaccgagagagagagagagagagagagagagagaaactatggaaagttttttttctttttcttatctaaagCTATAGAAATGAAATGTGTTTTGAgacgatgaaaaaattaaagaggagaaaaaattcCTTACCGCTGGGCTCAATCCACGTGCGGCACTTCCCCCACGGCCTTTAGTGCGGAATTTGGTAATAGCTTGTTCAGCCAAGTCGGCTCTCTCTTCGGCCTCCTCAAGCTCTTGCTGAGCCTTACGGAACTTGGCAAGATTCAATGCAGCGATCTCTTCTGCCTCCTCGATCTGTCTCTTGTATGTCTTGATCTTCTGCTGAAGTTTGTCGACTAGGTCTTGCATGCGTTCGTGATTCTTACGATCCTCATCAGCCTAGAATATAAGAAATCACGtaaatatcgttgaaaaataatcagtttaaaataatttataattaaacaagCCAAAAGGTAGATCTAATGATCTATCGGCAATTACCTGGAAGCTAAGTTCCTTAATGCGTCGTTCAGACTTGCGAAGGTTCTTCTGAGCGTCAGCGTGTCTCCTTTGTTCACCATCAAGTTCATTCTCCAATTCACGTACGCGTTGTTCCAACTTTTGTATTGCTTTCTTGCCTCCCTTCAAAGCATTCGCCTCGGCTTCATCAAGACGAACTTGGAGTTCTTTGATCTGTGTCTCAAGAGCCTTGCGAAGTTTCTCTTGCGTTTGAGCATGATCTTGTTCAGCTCGGAGTTCGTCAGCCAATCGTGCAGCATCGACCATTGCCTTCTTAGCTTTCTCTTCGGAGTTCTTGGCTTCGTTTAGAAGCTCGTCGAGATCAGACTGAGATAGAAGAGACAATTTTAGTattgaaaatcaaatatatatgtataatcgatatattttatataaattagataGCTTATGATTAAAAGAGAAGTATCTTTTTAACTTACATGGAGGGTCTGCAATTCGGCTTCGAGTTTCCTCTTGGCAGCAGAGATGGAAGCATTCTGAGCACTGAGGTCGTTCAATTGTTCGTGACAATCTGCTAATTCTTGTTCGGCCTGTCTACGACCACGATCGGCTTGTTCCAAAAGCGTACGGCTTTCTTCAAGTTCATTTTGAAGTGCATTAGCACGACGCTCAGATATACCAAGAAGTTCTCTTGCTTCGTCGCGTGCTCGTTGTTCCTCTTCCAGAGCGGTCTGTACATCCTTCAATTGTTGCTGATATCtcttaatattcttttgaGCTTCGGCATTGGCTTTGTTTGCGTGATCCAAAGCTATTTCTAATTCGTTAATATCAGcttccaatttctttttcatacgaAGTGCCTCGGCTTTGCCCTAAAGTGAACATTTCGATCAGGAATTGTTGTTaacaatctttttctttttttaaagcttTCATTTAGAATTTCCATTTACGTACCTTGGCTTCTGCTTCGAGAGAAGCTTGCATCGAGTCAAGAGCTCGTTGATGATTCTTCCTTGTGTTCTCAaattcttcctccttctcttggATACGACGATCGATCTCTTGTCTAACTTGGCTCAATTCCAGCTGGCTTCTGAGtactttgttttcttcttgttccaAAGCTGCTTCAGCTTCCTCCAATGCTGCCTGGAGTTCATCCTTCTCCGCCTCCAAACGCTTTCTAGCCTTCTCGATCTCATGAATGTTACGTCCACCTTCGCCTATTTGATCCAAAAGATCTTTCACCTCGTCGGCGAGATTCTTGTTCTCACGACGCACAGCTTCCAATTGTTCTTGACTTTCCTCATAGGCACCTGATTAGGATACAAACGACGCGggtgttaaatatattttatgaaattctctcgaaagaaaaacttacCTCTGAGCCTGAAGAGCTCGGTACTGTAATTACGGCATTCCTTTTGACTGGCATCCAGTTCAGCGGCAAGATCGTCAACTTTGAGCTTCCATTCGCCAATGATCTTGTCGAATgccttctgtttcttttcagCGGCATTGGCAATAGCAGTGGCACGATCGACCTCGATTTGAAGATCCTCGACTTCGGTCGAAAGCCTCTGTTTCGTCTTTTCCAGAGCAATGACCTTTTGGTTGAGGGATTCGATCGTTTCCTCGGCTTCAGCAAGTCGAGCCTGAAGCTTTCGTTTGGCCTCTTCGAGTTCCTCAGCCCTGGCTACTCCTTCGGATTCGTATTTCGTACGCCACAGTTGAGCCTCGGCGTTAGCCTTGCTCAATTGTCTTTGGAGATCTGCTTTGCCTTCGGCTTCTTCCTCAACTTGCTCGCGAATATTGTCCAAGTCGTGTTCCAAATTACGGAATTTACCAAGAAGCGTGGCACGTTCCCTTGATTCCTCGTCAGCAAGCCTCTTCGTATCTTCCAATTGTGTCGTCAACGAGATCTTGATCTTCGACAATTGGCTAACCTGGGACTCGGCTTCCTCCAATTGGCGCAACAAGTCACTGTTCTCGATCGACAACTTCTTCTTCGCTGCATCGAAGTCGTTCAACGTACGATTAACTTCTTCCAACTTGCCTTGGGTTTCGTTCAATTGATGTTGCAAttgttttacaattttttcttgGGCGGCCTGTTAGAAAATTTCGACATTCATATTAGTTTCAttaaatgctttttttttttttttcaattttaacaaTGACTCATAAGCAAGAAGCAAGCAATGTAACGCAGAAACAAGCGAGAAATGCATAAGTTCCCTTATTAAATGTAACTCACTCGAATTGGAAAAATTCTCAAATGGCATCAATCCTAAGGTATTCCCCCTCTTTCATATTCCATTATCCTTGTAGTAGTAAGCTGCTTGGCAAAGCTGTTAGTTGCGTTAGTGCGCATTTATGCGCCAGGAAATATTATTTGGGATATAAGGGTCCTTACCTTTTCATTGCTGAGGTGGTCAACCGTAGCACGAAGGTCGTTCAACTCGCTGAAGTATtgaaccttttctttttcggtcCTGTTTGATTATGGAAAACAttggaaaaagaggaggattaagttaataatattataaacgagaaagaaaatataagaaacagTTCACAacaaaattctctctttcatatcaTTAAGGACAAATATGTTTGTTCATCGTGCAGCGAAGATGATTCAAGGGTAATAATACATGTAACATTCCCTATTTCACTTTGgaattctgaaaaaaaaatacgagaaacaaaaaaggaaaaacctCGTGGACAGCATTCGCAagacattactttttttcttttttttttttttttttttttttttttgttcaaatatACCTTCTCCCTAGAAACTTGATCCGTCGCGGCGCGAGAATTATTCAGCTCGCCGTGGATGTCATGACGGCCCTTTTCGGCCCTATCAAAAACTTCAAATTACTCTTTTGCTaacaataatttgtttattttaaaggaaaaaaatgttgaaaagttTCTAAACGTCTATTAATATACCAGAAGAGCCTTGCAAGtatgtatctcttttttttttttttttcgattaaattttaacatcatttaaataatgaaatacataATTGTTATTCTTACCTAGCCTTCAACTTGTTAAGCGTATCGATTTGTTCTCCCATTTCAGCAACGGCATCATTATGTTTCTTGCGCAAGCTAGCAAGAGAAGCTTCATGTTGAATATTAGCTTCCTCGAGATCTCTCCTTAACTTGCTAAGTTCAGCCTCTCTCTTCTTGTTCAATTCGATTTGAGCAGAGGTAGCACCACCAGCTTCCTCGAGACGCTCACCAAGTTCTTCCAATTCTCGTGCAAGATCGCTACGTTGTTTCTCAGCTTTGCCACGAGCTCCGCGTTCTGCTTCGATCTTTAAAGTAACAagattttataatcgatagGATTATTTTCCAGAAAATACGATTTTCATGATATAAAACTTTTAGGGTTCCTACCTCTTCCTCGAGTTCTTCGATTCTCGCTTGGAGTTCCTTAATCTGTTTCTGAAGTTTGCCTACTAACGATTGTTCATCTTCCAATTTGGCAGTAAGCGACGAGAGTTCCTTGTCTTTGCGTTGAATAGTTTGTTCCAATTCCTTCTTGTTCCTTTCCAAATCGGCTACAGCTTCTTGGGTCAATTTCAAGTCACCTTCCAcctttctctttgctttctcAACGTCGGCGCtgatacataattaaataattaactaaGATTCGTTCCCTTgattttagagagagagagagagagagagagagagaaagaaaagaaaacaatttcaaaGTGAAATATCTCTCACCGAGATTTCTTTTCACGTTCCAAGGAATCCTCAAGCTCGTCAAGAGTATGCTCGAGTTTGATCTTAACTTTGTTAAGGTGATTGACTTTGTCCTCGGCAGCTTGAAGTTCCTCACCCGTCTTCTGATTGATCTCACCCTggttcttcttctccttattcaatttattaatcaattcatCTTGATGAGCAATCTCGTCGTTCAAGTTACGAATTTGATGATCCTTCGTAGCCTTGTCTTGTTCAGATTTTTGAAGATTCAATTCTAAATCCTCGATATCTTTCTTCAAACCAGCTACTTCTTGCtcgagtttctttttattctggAATAGATTGTTCCTagcatcttcttcttccttgaaTCTGTCGTTAAGATcctaagaaaatataatagatataaatccAATTAGAAAATGATAACGATCTTTCAATCGCACAGACATAGTCGTTAATAATTCACCTATATTCATCGTTAATTGTCATACTTCTTTCTAAAATTTTCTAGTAATATCCTCAGTTATTCAAAGTTACGACATGATGGCCTCTAAGAGTGCTAATTATTTCATTGGATTCATCAGCCAGCGCATACGTCGTGACGTGTCATGGCATGATGAGTTACCTAACGTTAGGTAACGTTTGAATTAATcgacagagacagaaaatgaagaaaaagagaaggggatTATTTTGGCATGATCTACCATCTCTCGACATCCATCATCGTGCAACTTACTACGAAGTTGGGATAGAAGAGGATGCCAAGTGCAGTTTTGAGTGGAAAAAACTTTGAAAGTGgtgtaagaaagaagaagaagaagaagaagaagaaggagaagccGAAGAAGAGGATGATATGAAGGAGCAACGATGACGAGGATAACGATGATGAAGATGAGTTGCTAAATGACGCATACACTACACACCTAATCCAAAGTATAAATACCCTACACCTGTTATCCTCCTTCGTTTTCTCGTCTCCTCCAGCACGTAGGTGCCACGCCCTCTTTTAATAACCTGGAATCTGGGATCGTTGGATCTAAATTTGGAGCAGGAGGAAGTCGGGAGGGTGAAATACTctctcagagagagagagagagagacgtttctccctccttctccgtcctacgtttctttcatttctccctctttcttccattttccttcttcctgcCCGTAAATGGAGTCTCTTACATATTCAATCATGACACGAATGAACTCTCTATTAAGAAAATCCACATTTTACATACTACTTTGAggatcgattaattatcaaccggaataattaatttcactcGGTTTCGTCgagatgattaataataatcaagataAGTTTTTCACTTGAATTGaatcataatgataaaattaaaattttgagaggaaaaagtttaaagaagaaagtatGAAGAATCCAAAGAGTTGAGGAAAAAAAGtcttcgataaaaatagatcGAGTTGTGGAATGCTGGAATGGGTTGTACGAAGAAGCTCGGtcataaaatttcttcttttgcgtTTTAACTGAACCATTCCAGAGGTAAGGAAAACATCTGTTTTTCTAAAAAGTTATTACagcgatttttttcttcttttttttttcgtttccttttttttttctctcgagtaAGTCGAACCGATCTTATTTCCATCTcccccatttctttttctgtgtCTCTTTTTCTGCCTACATCTctcacttttccttttttctccattaCTTACAACGTCGACGTACGCGCACGTGTCCGATTATAACCCGTGAGAATAATTTTAGAATACGCATATAAATGACCGAATAAGAGTCGATGTAATCGGATGACTTGgaccaaaagaaaaatggccGTCTACTGAAAGCTCCAAAAATGCGGAGGATGCGTCTGACTAATGGCATAACTCCTCTACTTATTACCACCACCTACTGATCTAAACTCATAATCGTCAGAAGAGACGTTTCTTTGGCTTTCTCgcttctttcgaaattttatcttttcctgctttttctacgtttatatttaaatgaattttccaaaaattttCAGAATGACGCCTTCCTAATTGACAGCTTACGATCTTCTACCGATCAATAATATACCTACGGTTCATCTTATCGGTCCAAATATTATCTTTGGctagatttttctttaaattactttttcaaaaaaacCTTGAGGATCTGTCGTCTGACTAATGGCTTAGCTCTTCTACTGATTAATTCCTACAACAACCTTATCGGTAAGATTTTTCTGATTCCAAATGTTATATCTtctattagatttttatttaacttgctatttccaaattttctcgatttaaaaattttaaatcgcAAAATTCGCAAAGATTGCTTTGATTACGAATATTAtcctgataaaaattattataataatcgtagaaataaatcgtacgaaaaattattaattaaagtaaaatagataatattgaaaaaaaaaagaagagaaagaaagagaaaagaaaagaaacttacTTGAAGCTGAGATTCCATATCAGCTTTTTGCGCAGCAAGTTTCAAGGACTTCTCCATGTATTCCGAAAGTGAACCCTTTTCACCATCCAATTGCCGTTGCAAGGCATTCTTTTCTGTGGTAAGTTTCGCGTTTTGTTCCTCAAGTTCCTTACGaagtttttcttccttttcaaagGCTTCTTGTGCTTTCTTTGCCTTCTCCTCGAGTGCCTGCAATTGTAATTCACCGTCTAGTCGTTCGCcatttattaaagttttaGTGTTCTCCATAAGCACAGTATcgcccattttttttttaaataataatattactttatatcacacacacagatatgggagaaagataaaaaaaaaaaaaaaaaaaaaaaagaaagaaagagacgaaaaaagaaaagaaaagaaaacccgaaggaaaaggaaaaaacaattattcggaaatatcgtaaagaaaagaaatatcttttctgATCGAATTATATTCGTTTTCGTTCTTAAAAGAATCTTCAATTAAAAGAATCTTCAATTTCGAAAAGGTCGGAACGAGTTCGCGTATCCAACTGGATTCTCGTTTACCCGATGCTCAACTTTTCTACCCAAAATCCCCCTCGTATCCATTTGGCTTCGCTTCTCaaggaagagaacgagaacCATCCCCACCACCACTCCAGTGGTGTAtcttcgtataaaaatatttagaacgGATCTCCTCCAATGATGGTAGTAGGGATAGGgtagaaaagagagcgagcgagtgaacgagagagaacgaaatcgACAAAATTAGAAACGGCGGCGTTCCCCGGAAGGGCTACAGCAATGTCTTCCAGAATCGAGTTCTCGTCTCCTTTTAGATTCCAGCAGGTCAATTGTGGATCAACTTTctcatcgatatttattatcttatatttttcatcttttacttgttaaaatatttttgccaGCGCAGATTGATTTCTTGTACAATTATACTAAATAATTTGGATAATCAGTTACTGTTAGAcgattacaatttttcaattaatttatatacataatatacatacatatatatatatatatatatatatatatatatatatatacacacgcacatatgtatatattctataataatgatgatgacgacgatgataataaatattcgtcTTCGGACAATGCCTTTGCAATCTGACATTTATAGATGAGAAAGGATCGTAGTAAGATTCTGATTCATGCACCAAATGTCCTTCTCTATTTTTGGATCACGTAATATGAAATGAGAATAGGCAGAGAGTGCCTTTTTAGCAAACACTCTAATCTAAGAATATATGCCCGGAGAGCTTCTCgtaaagaaaatgttgaaCATCTTTTTTCTAACGCGCAAAATAAAGTTCtgttatgtatgtgtatttccCGTAGAATACTTTTCATATCTCTCTTTGCAAAATTTGCCATTGgtataaattgaatatacggaggagaagaagaaggtctGCTAAACGTGTAAATAAACTTGCCAGCGAATCTCTGGAAATGAAGAAACGAGGAGCGAGCGAGACTCTTACTctcggaaagaagaaagagaaaaagaaaaaaaagaaaaaaaaaaaaaaaagaaagaaagaaagaaaaaagaaagaaagctcAAGCTTCTCTCGgagtatatttttctaagcAAGATTATTATACCGTGTTCCAAAAATTGATCGACATTTGGTATCATCATCGGTTTCTTTGAAGATGAAATAGGATAAACACGAatgataaatcaaataatttatcatttttatagtcAAAGTTATTGGGATGAGATCATCCGATACGAGTGCACTCAAGTAATTTggaatttatctttaaatgattaaattcttcgagtaagaaataaataagaagattaTGTATAAAACTTACAGCCAATTCGTCCTCGATACGGGTAGCATTGAGAAGAGGTTTGATCTTTTGCCACAATTTCCACCATGGCCAGGTACGAAGTTGAAGATACTTTCTCAAATTTCTTTGAACAACGACAAGGGCCAAACGTTGATCTTGTAGTTTCTTGTAATCTTTACGCGCGAGGTAACCTCGAATGAAGGCTTGCATCCATGATACGATTTTGCCTAGACGTTCATCACGAAGTTCTTCCATCTGACCCAAGACTCCAGCACGGAAGAATACCTATTATTATCCAAGATTTATAAATCAGATGAAATCGATTGTCCATAATTATCGGAGTATGTTGATTATTTCACtataaatatcgtaataatttttcaattcattattatattgttaattgtAACATATCTATCATTGATCAAGATGTCCTTGGTGAAATAATCAAcaaacttttctttcgtttccgtGTGTAAATCAATCTAATCGTGCAATactcgaaaataaaatcgacaCTCGTGTTGTATACTTAAAGATTTTCACATTGATGCAAATAAACAATTAAGTATTAAACagagataaaatcgatattaaagtCAGGATACAAAAGTTCTTGTTTATAATGTCACACGACAAAACAGACTGAAGCAGTAATGTAGTAACACGTTTCGCTAGAAATAGaggatacatatatgtgtgtgtgtgtgtgtgtgtgtgtgtgtgattaGTAGAATAAGATTTGTATGATTAGAAAAGCACAATTATTGTTCTGATATTCTGTTAGGGCATTTCTCTTGCGACCCAAAGGTATCCAAGTACCTTGGTAAGACCCATACGATATTGGTCAGGCTCCAAATTGATAGCGTCGAGGATCAGCTGAGTTGCCTTTAGCGGTTCGCAAGGTTCTTTGATGGCATTGGCGCACAGAATTTTGTATCTGTGTTGTTGCGTCGTTGTTGTATAATTGCATTTATTGCGGTTTCGATAgtcaaaacaaacaaaaattatcaCAAAAAAGGTTAGACTAATTTATCTCACAGCGTCTCTTTGCTGTTTGtaaagataaatttctttttcttcttgttttcttttctcttttatttcgagTTATTAGAATCAATGAATTGGTCAACGATCGCATCATTTTCGAAAgaacattttctaaattacaaataataaaataataatcatgtgTAAGGTATATCTTTtagaaatctttaaaaaataaaaaaaaaagaaaaagaaatagaagcgTTCTCTCGAAAATTTGCattatcttttgttattaCGTATTCATAGGACAATCACGAGAGGCAGGTTGttatttgttcattaattACTTAATCCTTAACACTTGCCGAGTCTGATCGTTTCGTATGAGACAATACCGATCAACAAAGTTCACCGTAGCAGgtacattatgtatatataacttatgaaatatttaattaatttatttggcATAGCTGGGATAAAATTATCCCGTTTGTGAAAATaacttaaaatttattta from Vespa velutina chromosome 20, iVesVel2.1, whole genome shotgun sequence harbors:
- the LOC124956045 gene encoding myosin heavy chain, muscle isoform X2, with translation MPKPKPQEGEDPDPTPYLFVSLEQKRIDQTKPYDAKKACWVPDEKEGYLLGEIKATKGDVVSVGLPGGETKDFKKDQLQQVNPPKYEKCEDMSNLTYLNDASVLHNLKQRYYAQLIYTYSGLFCVAINPYKRFPVYTQRCAKLYRGKRRNEVPPHIFAISDGAYVNMLTNSENQSMLITGESGAGKTENTKKVIAYFATVGASTKKADDTSQKKGSLEDQVVQTNPVLEAFGNAKTVRNDNSSRFGKFIRIHFGPSGKLAGADIETYLLEKARVISQQTLERSYHIFYQMMSGSVKGLKDICCLSDNVHDYHFISQGKTTIPNVDDGEELQLTDQAFDVLGFTQEEKDNIYKITAAVMHMGGMKFKQRGREEQAEADGTEEGERVAKLLSCDCADLYKNLLKPRIKVGNEFVTQGRNKDQVAYSVGAMSKAMFDRLFKWLVKKCNETLDTQQKRQHFIGVLDIAGFEIFDYNGFEQLCINFTNEKLQQFFNHHMFVLEQEEYKKEGIVWQFIDFGMDLLACIELIEKPMGILSILEEESMFPKATDKTFEEKLNNNHLGKSPNFLKPKPPKPGQQAAHFAIGHYAGNVPYNITGWLEKNKDPLNDSVVDQFKKSGNKLLVEIFADHPGQSGDAGGGGGGGKGGRGKKGGGFSTVSSSYREQLNNLMTTLRATQPHFVRCIIPNEMKQPGVIDSYLVMHQLTCNGVLEGIRICRKGFPNRMVYPDFKLRYKILAPAAVDKCGGDPKKAAAAILEGSGLDPDQYRLGHTKVFFRAGVLGQMEELRDERLGKIVSWMQAFIRGYLARKDYKKLQDQRLALVVVQRNLRKYLQLRTWPWWKLWQKIKPLLNATRIEDELAALEEKAKKAQEAFEKEEKLRKELEEQNAKLTTEKNALQRQLDGEKGSLSEYMEKSLKLAAQKADMESQLQDLNDRFKEEEDARNNLFQNKKKLEQEVAGLKKDIEDLELNLQKSEQDKATKDHQIRNLNDEIAHQDELINKLNKEKKNQGEINQKTGEELQAAEDKVNHLNKVKIKLEHTLDELEDSLEREKKSRADVEKAKRKVEGDLKLTQEAVADLERNKKELEQTIQRKDKELSSLTAKLEDEQSLVGKLQKQIKELQARIEELEEEIEAERGARGKAEKQRSDLARELEELGERLEEAGGATSAQIELNKKREAELSKLRRDLEEANIQHEASLASLRKKHNDAVAEMGEQIDTLNKLKARTEKEKVQYFSELNDLRATVDHLSNEKAAQEKIVKQLQHQLNETQGKLEEVNRTLNDFDAAKKKLSIENSDLLRQLEEAESQVSQLSKIKISLTTQLEDTKRLADEESRERATLLGKFRNLEHDLDNIREQVEEEAEGKADLQRQLSKANAEAQLWRTKYESEGVARAEELEEAKRKLQARLAEAEETIESLNQKVIALEKTKQRLSTEVEDLQIEVDRATAIANAAEKKQKAFDKIIGEWKLKVDDLAAELDASQKECRNYSTELFRLRGAYEESQEQLEAVRRENKNLADEVKDLLDQIGEGGRNIHEIEKARKRLEAEKDELQAALEEAEAALEQEENKVLRSQLELSQVRQEIDRRIQEKEEEFENTRKNHQRALDSMQASLEAEAKGKAEALRMKKKLEADINELEIALDHANKANAEAQKNIKRYQQQLKDVQTALEEEQRARDEARELLGISERRANALQNELEESRTLLEQADRGRRQAEQELADCHEQLNDLSAQNASISAAKRKLEAELQTLHSDLDELLNEAKNSEEKAKKAMVDAARLADELRAEQDHAQTQEKLRKALETQIKELQVRLDEAEANALKGGKKAIQKLEQRVRELENELDGEQRRHADAQKNLRKSERRIKELSFQADEDRKNHERMQDLVDKLQQKIKTYKRQIEEAEEIAALNLAKFRKAQQELEEAEERADLAEQAITKFRTKGRGGSAARGLSPAPHRPAFKPQFDGSAFPPRFDLQPDGDL